One region of Metallosphaera sedula DSM 5348 genomic DNA includes:
- a CDS encoding nascent polypeptide-associated complex protein, producing MKVSPKDLKKLEKMGIKTQNIDALRVIIETPNERIVIESPMVTKANVMGQEAITIVGGTTRVESKAEPKVEVNEDDVRFVMEQTGKPEAQVREALSKANGDIAKAILSLTEGQGS from the coding sequence ATGAAAGTCAGTCCCAAGGATCTCAAGAAGCTTGAGAAAATGGGCATAAAAACTCAGAACATAGACGCTTTACGAGTAATAATTGAGACGCCCAATGAGAGGATAGTGATCGAGTCTCCCATGGTGACCAAGGCTAACGTGATGGGCCAGGAGGCAATTACCATAGTGGGAGGAACTACGAGGGTAGAGAGCAAAGCCGAACCCAAGGTTGAAGTTAACGAGGATGACGTTAGGTTCGTTATGGAGCAGACAGGGAAGCCAGAGGCGCAAGTCAGGGAGGCCTTGAGCAAGGCCAACGGGGATATAGCTAAGGCAATTTTATCTCTGACCGAAGGGCAAGGCTCTTAA
- a CDS encoding MBL fold metallo-hydrolase: protein MDYSIKILGGGNEVGRAGIEISNSSESLILDYGVNFNQKDEPNFPLQESPSKVKGFVVSHAHLDHVGALPIYQISSSKPVYGTGISKYITELMLKDFIKLSGPKVPFEWVEVKKTMDNFRTFNYGEEVEIGGFTVTTSSAGHIPGSAITVVKTEKGDIAYTGDINVTMAKLVKPAELEVMRKSRVIITEATYGKFNHPTRKSVEEEFYASVMEVLEGGGTVLVPAFSLSRSQEILSILAEKNIPYPVYYDGLARTIMEIMIDNSQYINNKEALRKAYDEFQYVKGWEDRRKAWRSNGVIVASAGMLKGGPAVYYFKKIADSQKNAVFLVSYQAENTPGRKLLELGKFDDSSPLLKARLQMFDFSSHAGKNQLLDIVKTSEALEKIVVVHASPDSAQAFSDYVKEKLGVEVLVPENGQEIRL from the coding sequence ATGGACTATAGTATAAAGATACTTGGCGGAGGCAATGAAGTAGGCAGAGCTGGGATAGAAATATCCAATTCTAGCGAGAGCCTAATTCTTGACTACGGAGTAAATTTTAATCAAAAGGATGAACCAAACTTCCCCCTTCAGGAGTCACCTTCCAAGGTTAAGGGATTCGTGGTCTCACATGCCCACTTGGACCACGTTGGGGCCTTACCCATTTACCAGATATCCAGTAGTAAACCGGTTTACGGAACTGGGATCTCGAAGTACATTACTGAGTTGATGTTGAAGGATTTCATCAAACTGTCTGGACCAAAGGTCCCCTTTGAGTGGGTTGAAGTGAAGAAGACTATGGATAACTTTAGGACGTTCAATTACGGTGAGGAAGTGGAGATAGGAGGGTTCACCGTAACAACTTCAAGCGCGGGACACATACCCGGTAGCGCCATCACAGTTGTGAAAACGGAAAAGGGAGACATAGCCTATACTGGAGACATAAACGTGACCATGGCAAAACTTGTGAAACCAGCTGAACTGGAAGTAATGAGAAAGTCTAGGGTTATCATCACCGAGGCCACGTACGGCAAGTTTAACCATCCCACCAGGAAAAGCGTTGAGGAGGAGTTTTACGCCTCCGTAATGGAAGTACTTGAGGGCGGAGGGACGGTCCTTGTCCCAGCGTTCAGCCTTTCCAGAAGCCAGGAAATACTTTCAATTCTTGCTGAGAAGAACATACCCTACCCCGTGTATTATGACGGGCTTGCTAGAACAATAATGGAGATCATGATTGATAACAGTCAATACATAAATAACAAGGAGGCCTTGAGGAAGGCCTATGATGAGTTCCAATACGTGAAGGGGTGGGAGGATAGGAGAAAGGCATGGAGATCAAATGGAGTTATAGTTGCTAGCGCAGGAATGCTAAAGGGCGGACCAGCTGTATACTATTTCAAGAAGATAGCTGACAGTCAAAAGAACGCGGTGTTCCTCGTGAGCTATCAGGCTGAGAATACTCCCGGAAGGAAGCTATTGGAGCTAGGTAAATTTGATGACTCCTCACCCTTGTTAAAGGCAAGGCTACAGATGTTCGACTTCTCCAGTCATGCAGGGAAAAATCAGCTACTGGACATAGTTAAGACCTCAGAAGCCCTTGAGAAGATAGTTGTAGTACATGCGTCTCCAGATAGTGCCCAGGCTTTCTCGGACTACGTGAAAGAGAAGTTGGGGGTAGAAGTTTTAGTACCAGAAAATGGACAAGAAATCCGACTATGA
- a CDS encoding threonyl-tRNA synthetase editing domain-containing protein, translated as MILLFIHASDFSFEVKQKALETAEDPNPGSFSSQNTLVTFISVEKGDDEEILERALENIRDVMSKTKPDTLVLYPYAHLSSNLAEPKTAIQALNSLYERLKAEKEKVVKAPFGWYKAFTVSCYGHPLSELSRRITKAVEYQKSKEMEICTKFGFPGSPESTFMKMAVLERLKRDLGAKGVVYGETRVKGFLSVRFSRPEGRALPCVNEDPRIEVVYESDRDPDFPREFQDSVNRFQIWSRNGNLVRVDVGLLLYYILLKSREKQTPTLPLWLSPIHVRILKVRKEDNVEDFAKSLKERGIRVQVDDLEEGLGNKIRRAGMDWIPFVAIAGERELKTGNLTVRVRETSEQKPMTVDEIERVVKSADDLLLPSNLPLSLKERLNNEES; from the coding sequence ATGATACTATTGTTCATACATGCGTCCGATTTCTCCTTTGAGGTAAAGCAGAAGGCATTGGAAACGGCTGAGGATCCTAATCCTGGGTCCTTTTCTTCTCAAAATACGTTAGTTACATTCATCTCTGTGGAGAAGGGAGATGACGAGGAGATATTGGAGAGAGCCCTGGAGAACATTCGCGACGTAATGAGTAAAACCAAGCCAGATACGCTTGTGTTATATCCCTATGCCCATCTATCCTCGAACCTGGCTGAGCCAAAAACGGCGATCCAGGCACTTAATTCGCTTTACGAAAGGCTTAAGGCGGAGAAAGAGAAGGTGGTTAAGGCACCCTTCGGATGGTATAAGGCCTTCACAGTGAGCTGTTATGGTCATCCACTAAGCGAGCTCTCGAGGAGGATAACTAAGGCCGTAGAATACCAGAAGAGCAAGGAAATGGAGATCTGTACCAAGTTTGGGTTCCCAGGATCTCCTGAGTCAACTTTCATGAAGATGGCAGTTCTGGAGAGGTTAAAGAGAGATTTGGGTGCTAAGGGGGTTGTATACGGTGAAACTAGAGTCAAGGGCTTCCTGAGTGTTAGATTCTCTAGACCAGAGGGCAGGGCACTCCCCTGCGTCAACGAGGACCCCAGGATTGAGGTAGTTTACGAGAGTGATAGGGACCCTGACTTTCCCAGGGAATTTCAGGACTCGGTTAACAGGTTTCAGATCTGGAGCCGGAACGGGAACCTTGTTAGGGTAGACGTAGGGCTTCTGCTATACTACATACTCTTGAAGTCTAGGGAGAAGCAGACACCCACTTTACCCCTTTGGCTATCGCCAATCCACGTGAGGATACTAAAGGTCAGAAAGGAGGATAACGTTGAGGACTTTGCGAAATCCTTGAAGGAAAGGGGTATCAGGGTTCAAGTTGACGACCTTGAAGAGGGTTTGGGAAATAAGATACGTAGGGCAGGAATGGACTGGATCCCCTTTGTGGCCATAGCGGGAGAGAGGGAGCTCAAGACAGGGAACCTGACCGTAAGGGTGAGAGAGACCTCAGAGCAAAAACCCATGACTGTGGACGAGATAGAGAGAGTTGTTAAGTCGGCAGATGACCTTCTTCTGCCATCTAACCTGCCCCTGAGCCTGAAGGAGAGGTTAAATAATGAGGAGAGTTGA
- the mvk gene encoding mevalonate kinase gives MRRVEAIVPLKLTLFGEHAVVYGEPAIAMAISETMKVTVTESDRTVISSSSLNIGNIKVDLRDMRVESEQTGKALSFALEALNYFDEKKPALISIESSVDPSVGLGTSAAVIVGVVSAYSKFLGYDMTNLEIAKVSRHIEKKVQGLGSRMDTFTTSLGGVLYFPRNSEDVERVNSSLNISGGYIRRISSTAEILRRVKAVKDKSREFDDILHLIGKLVDEARWGIEREDMETVGQLMYINHGLLMSLGVTSPAIDELVSTARNMGLPGCKMSGGGGGGSVVCLKSQKAELLLESRGFRLVNTEPNQTGVVIKEIND, from the coding sequence ATGAGGAGAGTTGAGGCCATAGTACCCCTTAAGCTTACCCTATTCGGGGAACATGCAGTAGTTTATGGGGAACCTGCAATAGCCATGGCAATTTCGGAGACTATGAAAGTTACCGTCACAGAAAGCGATAGAACCGTTATCTCCTCTTCTTCCCTTAACATTGGGAACATAAAGGTGGATTTGAGGGACATGAGGGTGGAGAGCGAACAGACTGGTAAGGCACTATCGTTTGCCCTAGAGGCCCTGAACTATTTTGACGAGAAAAAACCAGCTCTAATCTCCATAGAATCCTCCGTCGATCCCTCGGTTGGATTGGGAACTAGCGCGGCGGTTATTGTGGGAGTAGTATCTGCATACTCGAAGTTTCTAGGTTACGACATGACCAACTTGGAGATTGCCAAGGTATCTAGACATATCGAGAAAAAGGTTCAAGGCCTAGGTAGCAGGATGGATACCTTCACTACCTCACTGGGAGGGGTTCTGTACTTTCCTAGGAATTCGGAAGACGTGGAAAGGGTAAACTCGTCTTTGAACATCTCCGGAGGATACATAAGACGAATCTCCTCTACTGCGGAGATCTTGAGAAGGGTTAAGGCAGTGAAGGATAAGAGTAGGGAATTCGACGATATACTTCACCTCATAGGGAAATTGGTAGACGAAGCCAGGTGGGGAATAGAGAGGGAGGACATGGAAACTGTGGGACAGTTAATGTACATCAATCACGGTCTTTTGATGTCCCTTGGAGTTACCTCGCCTGCAATAGACGAACTGGTTTCCACGGCCAGAAACATGGGCCTTCCGGGTTGCAAGATGAGTGGTGGTGGGGGTGGAGGATCAGTTGTCTGTCTCAAGTCGCAGAAGGCTGAACTCCTTTTAGAGTCAAGGGGCTTCAGACTTGTCAATACTGAACCAAATCAAACGGGTGTGGTGATAAAGGAAATAAATGACTGA
- the glmS gene encoding glutamine--fructose-6-phosphate transaminase (isomerizing), producing the protein MCGIIGVASIGAKDAALANITLDALKSLEYRGYDSVGMASMDSSHLEVRKAAGNVEKFERLKNPLNMKGNIFLGHTRWATHGEPNDINAHPHLDCTGEIAVIHNGTVLNFLELKQDLIAKGHRFVSDTDTEVIAHLIEHYRKLGMDNFTAFKQAIFSIQGDHAVLAIIKGDNRIFFSKKNNPLVIGLGDDMNLISSDVWSLVKVTNRTITIGDDELGYITATSVYAEKITGEKVNLTSRLIIQQIDSSATSLQGYESFMMKEIRESWGAVRDTIVGLMNDMEKLGKAVKAMDKARRILVVAAGTSYHAGLIFASRLMRTGKTVIPVIASEYENVKAGGEDVVLVISQSGETMDSLLAMKSFKNSGSFVVSLTNTLGNSISYYSDIALHTRAGPEIGVAATKTFTSQVGALLLISSLMIGENLDYLKEAESTVSSSFSKSIGYAEKIGVDVSKKQSLYYLGKGLGVPMAMEGALKIKEIAYIHAEAYPAGESKHGPIALVEKDFPVIFVNTGEHVDELRNNLKEMQSRKARVYVVSAGSELRSDQEVTEIMIDINDARLAPLALAPPLQLIAYYAAKERGLNPDRPRNLAKTVTVR; encoded by the coding sequence ATGTGCGGAATTATTGGAGTAGCATCTATCGGAGCCAAGGATGCTGCCTTAGCCAATATAACTTTGGACGCATTAAAGAGCTTAGAGTATAGGGGATACGACAGTGTAGGAATGGCCTCGATGGATAGCTCTCACCTAGAGGTGAGAAAGGCTGCAGGTAACGTGGAGAAGTTCGAGAGGTTAAAGAATCCTTTGAACATGAAGGGAAACATTTTCCTGGGCCACACCAGGTGGGCTACTCACGGTGAGCCAAATGATATTAATGCTCATCCCCATCTAGACTGCACAGGGGAAATAGCGGTTATACATAACGGAACTGTGCTCAACTTTCTAGAACTTAAACAAGACTTGATTGCCAAGGGGCATAGGTTCGTAAGTGATACAGATACCGAGGTGATTGCCCATCTCATTGAGCATTACAGGAAGCTTGGAATGGACAACTTCACTGCGTTTAAACAGGCCATATTCAGCATACAGGGAGACCACGCAGTTCTAGCCATAATAAAGGGAGATAATAGGATATTTTTCTCGAAGAAGAACAACCCTCTGGTAATAGGATTAGGAGACGACATGAACCTTATATCCAGCGATGTTTGGAGCCTGGTTAAGGTTACTAACAGGACCATAACCATAGGTGACGACGAACTTGGATACATAACCGCTACCTCGGTTTACGCAGAAAAGATTACTGGGGAAAAGGTCAACCTGACCTCTAGGCTCATTATTCAGCAAATAGACAGTTCCGCAACTTCCCTTCAGGGATACGAATCCTTCATGATGAAAGAAATCAGGGAAAGCTGGGGAGCGGTTAGGGATACCATAGTTGGACTCATGAATGACATGGAGAAGCTTGGTAAGGCAGTGAAGGCTATGGACAAGGCACGCAGGATACTTGTGGTGGCAGCTGGGACAAGTTATCATGCAGGGTTAATTTTCGCCTCTAGGTTGATGAGGACTGGGAAGACCGTTATCCCAGTTATAGCCTCTGAGTATGAAAACGTTAAGGCTGGCGGGGAAGACGTTGTTTTAGTCATTAGTCAGAGCGGGGAAACCATGGACTCACTTCTAGCGATGAAAAGCTTCAAGAACAGTGGGTCTTTCGTTGTATCCCTAACCAACACCCTTGGAAATAGTATCTCATACTACAGTGATATCGCCCTCCATACCAGGGCAGGACCTGAGATAGGTGTTGCTGCAACTAAGACCTTTACCTCTCAGGTTGGGGCTTTACTCCTTATTTCCTCCTTAATGATTGGAGAAAACCTGGATTACCTTAAGGAAGCTGAGAGTACAGTATCAAGTAGCTTCTCTAAGTCCATTGGTTATGCAGAAAAAATAGGGGTGGATGTTTCAAAGAAACAAAGCTTATACTACCTTGGAAAGGGACTTGGAGTGCCCATGGCCATGGAGGGAGCGCTGAAAATTAAGGAGATAGCGTACATTCACGCAGAGGCTTATCCTGCAGGAGAGAGCAAACATGGACCCATTGCGTTGGTAGAGAAGGACTTTCCCGTGATCTTTGTGAATACTGGCGAGCACGTAGATGAACTAAGAAACAATTTGAAAGAGATGCAGAGCAGAAAGGCCAGGGTATACGTGGTCAGTGCAGGCTCTGAGCTAAGAAGCGACCAGGAGGTTACTGAGATCATGATCGACATTAACGACGCTAGACTGGCACCTCTGGCTTTGGCACCTCCATTGCAACTAATTGCGTATTATGCAGCGAAGGAAAGGGGTCTGAATCCCGATAGACCCAGAAACTTGGCTAAGACGGTGACTGTTAGATGA
- a CDS encoding sugar phosphate nucleotidyltransferase, with protein sequence MKALILAAGKGEGLSPYSDKVQKETIRIVGKPVIQYVIEGLASVGVTEFVIVVNEKEEQVLQAVKDLNVRIETVRQRSPGISGAVQDGMEYMDDMFVLAFGDIVTPKDFYRELITTYHRSGSPVFSTVPVSTGLDTYGLVKVDQGLRVVREGSTLALAGAYVIPKKPFNDFLQYLDEVARDADYFVWTGSWVDIGYPEDLIQAVEELLKSESSRISNKASIASTAVIGKSVIVEDGATIEDFAIIKGPAYIGRNAYVGSFSLVRDFSSIEESAIIGAYSEIAHSLLGPYSVVGSKSYITHSIIGDRTRVGASVITASYPATVKRQVSGKFGALISPDESIPHGVVIGPSYRK encoded by the coding sequence ATGAAAGCACTGATACTCGCCGCAGGAAAAGGAGAAGGACTAAGCCCCTACAGTGATAAGGTGCAGAAGGAGACAATCCGAATTGTGGGTAAACCTGTAATACAATACGTAATAGAAGGACTTGCTTCAGTTGGAGTTACAGAATTCGTAATCGTCGTGAACGAAAAGGAGGAGCAGGTATTGCAGGCAGTGAAGGACTTGAACGTGAGGATTGAGACAGTTAGGCAGAGGTCCCCTGGAATCTCTGGGGCTGTACAGGATGGGATGGAGTACATGGATGACATGTTTGTTCTGGCCTTTGGAGATATAGTAACGCCCAAGGACTTTTACAGGGAACTGATTACCACGTACCACAGATCTGGTTCCCCTGTATTTTCCACAGTTCCCGTATCAACGGGTCTAGACACCTACGGGCTCGTGAAGGTTGATCAGGGACTGCGGGTTGTGCGCGAGGGATCCACGCTTGCATTGGCAGGAGCCTACGTAATTCCCAAGAAACCGTTCAATGACTTTCTCCAGTACCTAGATGAAGTGGCCAGGGACGCTGACTATTTTGTATGGACAGGATCGTGGGTAGACATAGGATATCCGGAAGACTTAATTCAAGCAGTTGAGGAGCTACTGAAATCCGAGTCGTCAAGGATATCTAACAAGGCTAGCATAGCTAGCACTGCAGTGATAGGAAAGAGTGTAATAGTGGAGGATGGGGCCACGATCGAGGATTTTGCGATAATAAAGGGTCCAGCATACATTGGAAGAAATGCGTATGTGGGTTCGTTCTCCCTTGTTAGGGATTTCTCGTCGATTGAGGAGAGCGCAATCATTGGAGCCTACTCTGAAATAGCCCATTCATTGTTGGGCCCCTACTCTGTCGTAGGATCTAAGTCGTACATTACTCACAGTATCATAGGAGACAGAACTAGGGTGGGAGCATCTGTCATAACAGCTAGCTATCCCGCAACTGTGAAAAGGCAGGTCTCTGGAAAGTTTGGCGCTTTAATCTCTCCAGATGAGAGTATACCGCACGGGGTAGTGATTGGGCCCTCCTACAGGAAATAG
- a CDS encoding DsrE/DsrF/DrsH-like family protein, which produces MPKLTILLADNSMDKLYHGLVLALDARSIDWTVKFFVTSQAVSIFTKKFKGKSKLRLGFLARLFVESEMKRMKLPDTSVLIEEAIKEGVEFYVDEVGLKIAHLGKEDLLDNVKLSGGITYLKEAQDSDVVVTL; this is translated from the coding sequence ATGCCGAAACTGACAATTCTTCTCGCGGACAACAGTATGGACAAGTTATATCATGGGCTTGTGCTGGCACTTGACGCTAGATCCATAGACTGGACTGTGAAGTTCTTTGTGACATCGCAGGCTGTCTCGATCTTTACAAAGAAGTTCAAGGGTAAGTCTAAACTGAGGCTTGGTTTTCTGGCTAGGCTTTTCGTGGAATCGGAAATGAAGAGAATGAAGCTTCCAGATACTTCTGTGCTCATAGAGGAGGCCATAAAGGAGGGTGTGGAGTTTTACGTGGATGAAGTAGGGCTAAAGATAGCTCATTTAGGGAAGGAGGATCTGCTGGATAACGTGAAACTCTCTGGAGGAATTACGTATCTGAAGGAGGCTCAAGACTCTGACGTGGTGGTCACATTATGA
- a CDS encoding sulfurtransferase TusA family protein: MKEIETNEVCPVVILKVMREWRSVKGEEELVIRTPWEAVTQELEKWCNETGNQFLGYTKEKGKFVIRLKLKR; the protein is encoded by the coding sequence ATGAAAGAAATTGAGACAAACGAAGTCTGCCCTGTGGTGATCCTTAAGGTGATGAGGGAATGGAGAAGCGTTAAGGGGGAGGAAGAGCTAGTGATTAGAACTCCTTGGGAAGCAGTTACACAAGAACTCGAGAAGTGGTGTAATGAGACCGGGAATCAGTTCCTAGGTTACACCAAGGAGAAGGGAAAGTTCGTAATTAGGTTGAAATTAAAAAGATAG
- a CDS encoding cysteine synthase family protein: MRIVSSEKVYYNPIQLLEENWPTPLLKLSIGQDVWAKLEFFNPFSRSIKDRTALFLFREALKADATQITEATSGNVGVALSSLSAIYGKKFVAFIPTQAPRAFKIAMKVLGTEVIEAGKSTNDLIPLVKSFAKTSGSYHLNQFNNPLNIKAHMETTAKELDEQLKSVNKFPERIIATMGTGGHIAGISKYFKEKYGDEVEIIGVQPAENDRIPGIKRQNGDTLVSSAKVDRVIDVTSKEAIEGVIKVARSSGILIGLSSGATVAAYNRFNDEKTTILIFPDDGFKYLDELERFLQS, translated from the coding sequence ATGCGTATTGTGTCCTCAGAAAAGGTATATTATAACCCAATCCAACTACTAGAGGAGAATTGGCCTACTCCTCTTCTTAAGTTATCCATTGGCCAAGACGTGTGGGCCAAACTTGAGTTCTTCAATCCCTTCAGCAGAAGTATAAAAGATAGGACAGCCCTTTTCCTATTTAGAGAGGCACTTAAGGCAGATGCGACTCAGATAACGGAAGCAACTTCGGGAAATGTGGGGGTAGCCCTGTCTTCACTTTCAGCCATATACGGCAAGAAATTCGTTGCCTTCATCCCCACGCAGGCCCCGAGGGCATTCAAGATTGCAATGAAAGTGTTGGGAACTGAGGTAATAGAGGCCGGAAAATCTACGAATGATCTAATCCCGCTCGTAAAGAGCTTCGCTAAAACCTCGGGAAGCTACCATCTAAACCAGTTTAACAACCCCCTCAACATCAAGGCTCACATGGAGACTACCGCTAAGGAACTTGATGAACAACTGAAGTCCGTGAACAAGTTCCCGGAGAGGATAATCGCAACCATGGGAACTGGGGGCCATATTGCAGGGATATCCAAATATTTCAAGGAAAAATACGGTGATGAGGTAGAGATTATAGGGGTCCAACCCGCAGAGAATGACAGAATACCTGGAATAAAGAGGCAAAACGGTGATACACTGGTCTCCTCAGCCAAGGTAGATAGGGTGATTGACGTCACCTCAAAGGAAGCAATAGAAGGTGTTATTAAGGTAGCAAGGAGCTCAGGAATACTTATAGGACTTAGCTCGGGTGCAACAGTCGCAGCTTATAACAGGTTTAACGATGAAAAGACCACTATCCTCATTTTCCCAGATGACGGCTTCAAATACCTTGATGAGCTTGAAAGATTTCTTCAGTCCTAA
- a CDS encoding BUD32 family EKC/KEOPS complex subunit, which yields MKIEDAIRVLYAQTKVLETQGQKYVVKCYDSSVALKWYFISSMFRPFPYVANPLTRMSREMEFMTYPWKNLKVPKIIDFDIKEKCVIREFIEGKIPEEENDFINLGVVLREIHDNGFVMGDTKFENFLINDSIYVIDAEEAIMSDEPELRAWDILVYFLFVAYKYIQDLKGFENIVHGFLDLYKPSREVALNAMSLRNVQLLSLFPPIHLGILRKIISEF from the coding sequence ATGAAAATAGAGGATGCCATCAGAGTGCTTTACGCTCAAACCAAGGTATTAGAGACACAGGGTCAAAAGTACGTGGTTAAGTGCTATGACTCTAGCGTAGCCTTGAAATGGTACTTCATTTCTTCCATGTTCAGACCTTTTCCCTATGTGGCTAACCCCCTAACTAGGATGAGCAGGGAGATGGAGTTCATGACCTATCCCTGGAAGAACCTAAAGGTGCCCAAAATAATAGACTTTGACATTAAGGAGAAGTGCGTGATCAGGGAGTTCATCGAGGGAAAGATCCCTGAGGAGGAGAATGATTTCATTAATCTAGGAGTAGTATTGAGAGAAATACATGATAACGGCTTTGTCATGGGCGACACAAAATTTGAAAATTTTCTGATAAACGATTCAATTTATGTAATAGATGCGGAAGAGGCCATAATGAGCGACGAACCTGAATTAAGGGCATGGGATATTCTAGTATATTTCCTTTTTGTTGCATATAAATATATACAAGATCTTAAAGGTTTCGAAAATATCGTGCATGGATTTTTAGATTTATATAAACCGAGCAGAGAGGTAGCCCTTAATGCGATGAGCTTGAGAAATGTTCAACTCTTATCCCTATTCCCACCCATACACCTAGGCATACTTAGAAAAATCATTTCCGAATTTTAA
- the moaA gene encoding GTP 3',8-cyclase MoaA, translating to MIDRYGRPLEDLRVTLTHVCNFSCFFCHMEGEDTESMQGLSPHQIGLVSRVAVEFGVKSVKLTGGEPTLRRDLPEIIREIRTSGVRDISMTTNGFLLANIAGKLKDAGLDRINISLHALTREKFKDVTGVDGMDRVIAGIREAKNQGFKPIKLNFVLTKRNSEEAKRVIEFSEEIGIDELHLIELHPVGLGRSTFSFHQGMEELEKEIAKIAVKSEIREKHFRPRYTLPSGLVVEIVKPYANPIFCAGCNRVRLTVDGKLKTCLYRDDKVIDVMYALSNKDLTLEERLELIRHGFEAAISIREPNFKYMMKIEAQQA from the coding sequence ATGATTGACAGGTATGGAAGGCCTTTAGAGGACTTGAGGGTTACCCTAACTCACGTATGCAACTTCTCCTGCTTCTTCTGTCATATGGAAGGTGAGGATACGGAGTCCATGCAGGGATTGTCCCCTCACCAGATAGGTCTAGTCTCTAGGGTGGCTGTTGAGTTTGGCGTGAAAAGCGTGAAATTAACGGGTGGGGAGCCTACCCTAAGAAGGGACTTACCTGAGATCATTAGGGAAATTAGGACCTCAGGAGTTAGGGATATCTCCATGACCACTAACGGATTCCTCCTCGCAAACATAGCTGGCAAGCTGAAAGATGCAGGACTAGATAGGATAAACATTAGCTTACATGCCCTAACGAGAGAGAAGTTCAAGGACGTTACAGGGGTGGACGGAATGGACAGGGTCATAGCTGGGATAAGAGAGGCAAAGAACCAGGGTTTTAAGCCCATAAAACTGAATTTCGTGTTAACCAAGAGAAATAGCGAGGAGGCTAAAAGGGTAATAGAGTTTAGTGAGGAGATCGGAATAGACGAGTTACATCTCATAGAGCTTCACCCTGTGGGTCTTGGCAGATCAACCTTCTCCTTTCACCAGGGAATGGAAGAATTGGAGAAGGAAATCGCCAAGATTGCTGTGAAGTCAGAGATAAGAGAGAAACATTTCAGACCAAGGTATACCTTGCCCTCAGGACTCGTGGTGGAGATAGTTAAACCTTACGCAAACCCGATCTTCTGTGCAGGGTGTAATAGGGTAAGGTTGACTGTAGACGGCAAGTTGAAGACATGTCTCTACAGGGATGATAAGGTAATAGACGTGATGTACGCCTTGTCCAACAAGGACTTAACCCTTGAGGAAAGATTGGAGCTCATAAGACATGGATTTGAGGCAGCTATTTCTATTAGGGAGCCCAACTTTAAGTACATGATGAAAATTGAGGCTCAACAAGCTTGA